In Capsicum annuum cultivar UCD-10X-F1 chromosome 7, UCD10Xv1.1, whole genome shotgun sequence, one genomic interval encodes:
- the LOC124885841 gene encoding uncharacterized protein LOC124885841: MESLDISISPDLSDVFDDDENEELEKFHQEQDEEWMTLCQLAGKYTLTYCEKYLCKKPCRTSKCFGHIFIQDILRGNETRCYENFRLNKAVFIDLSNDLTEKYGLKVTREISTHEMLGMFLMICPHGAGNRMIQEIFEHSGEMVHRHFHSVLDAISKFVRDIIRPHLNYNDGVGAHKPCNERYFPFFKDCIGALDGTHVKARLPQGQEISYISRKGYPTQNILAVIDFNMCFTFALARWEGSAHDNRIFRETLRRQKLNFPHSLENKYYLVDSGYSHTKGYMAPYRGDNVRYHLSDFRRGATRQLREPNERIEEFNYLHSSCRNIVERTFGVWKARWSILRDMPYYNIDTQRDIVIATMTIHNYIRKKCNVDNGFQTAENEGYIPSVDFDVGTTSTASNIDAENVSEESNVHWVWLRDMIANDICNA, encoded by the exons ATGGAGAGTTTGGATATTAGCATATCTCCTGACCTAAGTGACGtatttgatgatgatgaaaatgaagaattagaaaaatttCACCAAGAGCAAGATGAGGAGTGGATGACTTTGTGTCAACTAGCAGGTAAATATACTTTGACGTATTGCGAAAAGTACTTATGTAAGAAACCTTGTCGTACATCAAAGTGCTTCGGACATATATTTATTCAAGACATATTACGAGGAAATGAAACACGTTGTTACGAAAATTTTCGATTGAATAAAGCCGTGTTTATTGATTTATCCAATGACTTAACTGAAAAGTATGGGCTTAAAGTCACTCGTGAAATTTCTACACACGAAATGTTAGGCATGTTTTTGATGATTTGTCCACATGGAGCGGGAAATCGAATGATACAAGAAATCTTTGAACATTCTGGAGAGATGGTTCATAGACACTTTCATAGTGTTTTAGATGCTATTTCTAAGTTTGTAAGAGATATCATTAGACCACATTTAAATTATAATGATGGTGTAGGAGCTCACAAGCCATGTAACGAGCGATATTTTCCCTTCTTTAAA GATTGCATTGGGGCACTTGATGGCACACATGTTAAAGCTAGATTGCCGCAAGGACAAGAAATTTCGTATATTAGTCGTAAAGGTTATCCGACTCAAAATATTCTTGCCGTTATAGATTTCAACATGTGTTTTACATTTGCATTGGCTAGATGGGAAGGATCGGCTCATGACAATCGTATATTTCGTGAGACTCTCCGTAGACAAAAACTCAACTTTCCACATTCATTggaaaataaatattatctagTTGATTCTGGATATTCGCACACGAAGGGATACATGGCTCCTTATAGAGGAGATAATGTGAGGTATCACCTTTCTGACTTTCGACGTGGTGCAACGCGACAATTGCGGGAGCCAAACGAACGCATTGAAGAATTTAATTATTTGCATTCTTCTTGTAGAAATATAGTAGAACGCACATTTGGTGTATGGAAAGCGAGGTGGTCTATTTTGCGTGACATGCCTTACTATAACATTGACACTCAAAGGGATATCGTAATTGCCACTATGACCATTCATAATTACATTAGAAAGAAGTGCAATGTGGATAATGGATTTCAAACGGCTGAGAATGAAGGATATATTCCATCGGTTGATTTTGATGTAGGCACAACTTCAACGGCTAGCAATATAGACGCCGAAAATGTGAGTGAGGAAAGTAATGTTCACTGGGTTTGGCTTCGTGATATGATTGCTAATGATATTTGTAATGCTTAA